TTTTGCTGATAGACTTCAGCTTCGGCACTTCTCAATTCGTTCATGGTGTAGCCGCCTTGGCCGACAACGTCATCGGAGTTCTGGTTGTTGTCATAACGGGTGATTGGCAGGATGCCATAGATGATCAGGTTCTTATTTTCAGCTTTCATCTTCTTAATATTGGTATCCAAGGTGTTCTTAATTTGGTCAATGGTCGAATCGGTATGACCGTAATCGTTGGTCCCATAAGCGATGGTGGCCACGTTGTATTTGGCAAAATTGGTATCCTCAACCGTGGTGGTTAAGTCCCCCGGTGTCGACATATCGCCGGCGTCACACAAGAAGGCACCGTTGTATGCGGCGTTATCAACTTTCACATTCAGGTAACGGGCCAGCCAGGTCGGGTAGCCGGCATCCAAGGTCTCGTAGCCGTCATAACCGGCGGTAATGGAGTCGCCCATGGTGATAAGCGTGTCTGATTTGAAGTAGTCACTATTTTTCATTGCGATGTCAAACGTTCCTTCCGAAATATCTTGTAAGTTGCCGCGCCAGACCCAGCCGTTTTGCTTGCCGGAACCACTCTTCACGTAATACCAAACGGAGTTGCCCTTGCCCTGGGCGGATCGGTCGATGACAGCTTTTTTATAAGTGTACCAGGTTACCTTGGCAAAGTCTTTAGCAGATCCCAAAGTCTTGTTCAAACCGGAAGTCGTGTAGACGTAGCCGCCCTTTAAATGGTAGGGAAGTGGTTGGTCGTAGTCTTCGGTAGAAACAATGGAAGCAGCTGGAATCGTTTTTTTAGTGGTGTCATTAGTTGATTTGGATTTGGTGCTTGATGAACTCGTCGAAGTCGGGGTCGTTGGTGTCGTTGTGGCAGCACTGCCAGGTGCCATGATCGCCGCAATCCCCAAAGCGGCTGTGATGGCAGTCGTTATGTAAAAACGTTTATTCATATCAATTATCTCCTCATAATTTTGAACTATGTATTACTTTAGCATGATATTGTTACGAAACCCTTACATGCCGCTTACACTCAAATGAAGAGTTCGTGCACAACTTGCTTATTTTTAGTAAATCAATTATGATTACTTTTAGCAAGATACTAATAGAACGATTTGACTAGAATGCAAGCGGGGGAGTCAATAAATGAATATCAAAGTAAAATGCAGGTTAACACTGTTATTTTCATTGATGGTTTTTGGCGGTTTGGGGATGAATACTCAAGTCAATGCCGCCACTGATGATTCAACCACGGCTGCGCCTCAGATTCAATCGGTCAGCAAAGCCGATTCATCGGTCACGGTGAATCCGGCTGAGGGGACCTCATCCAACGTTTCGGCGGATGAGTCAAGCGACAGCGCAGCGGCAAAGATTGACGATTCAAAAGTGAACAAGGATTCTGGCAGTAGCGTCACAACTACATATGGGGATGCCAAGGATAACCAGGTTAAGGCCAATAGCGATAGTGATAAGGATGCTGCTAAGGGTGACTCTTCAACGGCTGCAAGTGACACCTCCACTGATGTGTCTCAGGATTCATCTGCTCAAAAGGATAGTTCATCTGACCAGAATGCCACCAGTGATTCGTCCAGCTCAACCGATGATGCCATTGACACCGATACTGACACGGCGGACGTGACTGAGGATACTGACTCGAGCAAGGTTGTGAAGCCAGCCTCTGCCAAGGCGGACGCTGATGCGGATAAATCCAGCACAGATGCTCAACCAACAACGGCTGCCAGTGACGCCGATGCCCCGGATGACAGTCCAACGGTCTTGGAATCGCTGACCCAGGATGCATCCAAATCCGACCAGGCGCCAGAGACACTGGTTGTGCCGGATCAACCGATTATTGAGAGCCAAAATGTTCACAACGACATCGTTGGGGATACATTTGCCGACAAAGTGACGAAGAGCGATCCCAAGGCAGTTAAGGAAGCAACCGCGATTGCCAATAACAAGACTAAGCTGTTGACCTTCAATGCTTTCTCGGACAAAATTTACCGTCACGTATTGAAGACAGCTCAGAAGCCTGGGACGGTCACGACGACCTCTGGCCATAAAGTCACCTTGACCACGCCTGTCAAGCACGTGAAATACACCGAGCATGATTCAACCGGTGTTTCAGAGACTCTGCCAGTCATGGCAACCTTGGCGATTATTGGGGTAGCAGGCATTACGTTTATTGCGTTTGACCCGCTTAGATTTCTCTTTAAATAAATGGACGAAGCACGGTCGGGTTTGTCGGCCGTGCTTTTTGCTGTCTAAAGGCGCGTCAATCTAACGTTTAGAAATAAATTTAAAAAAGAGTATTTAATACTTGCAAACGCTTACAGATATGATATTATATAGTCAAGGAAGGGAAAAGAAGTTCGAAGCATAGGGGTTTCAGCCTACTTTGAATGTTCTTCGATCCAAGATTAATATGTTGTTATGTCACAGGATTATTTTCAAATGTTTCACATTTTTTTGTAGAGTGCGACGAGCAACGGGTGATGCGGTGTGTAAGGTCAAAATGATTAAAATCCTGGGTTTGGATTTAAATCATTTTGACCTTACACGTTAGCATCAGTTGCTCGGAGCACGTTTCAATAAGAGTGCGGACTGGGGCGGTTAGTAACCGGAGTCTAAGGTGCTTCGAACGGAAATCGAGTTTGATTTTCGTTTGAAGTTCCTTAGATGCAGGTTGCTGCCCCAGGGAGCACATTTCCACTAGAGAAAAGGGAACCACAAAATAACCAATACATAAAAGAAAGACCACCAAGAAAGACCACCAACAAGCACCACCACCAGCCACCCCGGCACCAACCCAAAACCAAACAAATTCCATAAATCCCCCACGCTCGAAAATTCCCTATTTACGCCAGCAAAACACTTTGATATAATGAAAGCGCAATCAAGAAAGTAAAAGGTATTACTTAACGCCATTTCTTGATTTCTATTTACAGGACTTTCTGCAATGAGGTATTCTATTCACATGGAATATTTTTTTCTGAGCAAAGTTTTGATTTGGAAAGGAAGTTTCTCATGAACTTTCGTCGTGTCATTGTACTTGATCTGGCATCATTGGGTGTCGGCGAGGCCAGCGACGCTAATCGATTTGAATCGGTTGGCGCCGATACTTTAGGTCACATCGCAACTCTTGAAGGAACTGACTTTCAACTGCCGACATTAAGTCGACTGGGGTTGGGCAACATTCGCTACAGCGACCCGGTTGTCGGTCTGCCGCCAGTTGAGGAACCGATCGGCTTTTTTGGCAAGATTAGAAGCCAGAGCCGGGAGAATTCTCAATTAAGTGGTCTGCGGGAGATGTTTGATTTCCAGACACCCACCCGAACAACCAGTGTCATTGACGGCATCGTCGGCCTTTTAGGGGTCCACTCAATCTTGATCAGCAATTACCAGAGCTACCTTTCCAATCAGAACCAAGCGGAAGTCATTCCGGTCAATACGGATGAGGGTGGCTTGGAGCAGCTTCACCAGCAGGTGATTGCGCCGAATAACGGCCTGCTTTATTTTCGGGCATTAGGGTTGTCCGAACACGCACAAACGGGGAACCGCAAAGGCTGCATCGATTCACTTAAATTGGTGGATCAGCATTTGGCACGGTTGATGCGGGAACTATACAGCACCGACCTTTTAATTATCACGTCTTCGTATGCCAACGATCCGGCCATGGACGTTACACCAACGCGCGAATACCTGCCGTTGATTGCCTACACGTCCTCACTTCCAGAGGGCAAGGCCTTGGGAATTCGGCGGACACTTGCAGACATTGGGGCCTCAATCGGGGAGATATTCGGCCTTGAAGTGTCCAATGAATCCACTGGCAGCAGTTTTCTCGGCGAATTGAAATAAGTCGCCGCATTATTTAGGGTTTAATTCATAAAACCAATTCCATTACAGAGGGGGATAGCTAGCCATCTTCATCGTTGTTTAGCAATTATTGTCGTTAAAATTCAGAAAAGAGGATTTCAGAATATGCAATTATCATATTTACTGGTCAATATTCTGGGTGTCGCCGTATACCTTGGAATTGCTTTCTTGTTTTCAAATAACAAAAAAGGTATCAACTGGCGTTCAGTTGGTGTTGTTTTAGTAATTAACCTGGTTCTGGCATGGATATTGACTAGTTTCTCCTGGGGCCGTGATGCGGTTAAAGCCGCTGCCGACGGATTTAACTGGTTGGTCCAAGTCGCTTACCAAGGGATCAACTTCGCCCTGCCTAACTGGGTTACCCCACAATTTGGCGGAACTGCCAAGTCAATGAACTTTGTCACGAGTGCGTTACTGCCAATCCTGATGATTGTTCCATTGTTTGATACGCTTACATATATTGGCGTATTGCCGTGGATCATCAAGTGGGTCGGCCGTGGACTTTCATTTGTTACCGGCGCTCCAAAGTTCGAATCATTCTTCGCTGTTGAAATGATGTTCTTAGGTAACACTGAAGCACTTGCTGTTTCATCACTCCAATTAAAACAAATGTCAGCAAAGCGTAACTTGACTTTGGCACTGATGTCAATGTCATGTGTCACCGCTTCAATCATCGGGGCATATACCCAAATGGTTCCTGGCCAATTCGTTTTGACTGCCGTTCCACTGAATGTGTTAAACGCCTTGATTATTACCAGCTTATTGAACCCTGTTAAAGTCACTCCTGAAGAAGATACGGTTGCTAAAATGGGTGGCTCAGGTTCCAGTGAAGCCGCTGTTGAAGCCGGCGACGTTCAAGCTAATGGTAAACGTGAACCATACTTCTCATTCTTAGGCGACTCAATCTTGGGTGCCGGTCGTTTGATCTTGATCATCGCTGCCAACGTTATCGCCTTTGTTGCCTTGGCTGCTTTGATTGACAAGATTTTGGCTTTGTTCAACCCATGGTTGTCTTTGGAACATATCTTAGGAATCATCATGTTCCCATTTGCATGGTTAATGGGTCTGGATGTCAGTCAGGCATTCCAGTTCGCCCAATTCATGGGGATGAAGTTGGTTACCAACGAATTCGTTGTTATGGGTAAGATTGCCAGCACCATTCACAACCTCAGCATCTTCCCAGCTCACTACCAAGCACAATTAACGGTCTTCATCACTTCATTCGCCAACTTCTCAACTACGGGTATGATTATCGGTGCCTTCAAGGGCTTGGTTGATAAGGAAAAGAACGATTTGATCAGTAAAAACGTTGGTACCATGTTGCTTTCAGGTATTCTGGTATCCTTAATGTCTGCTGGAATTGTTGGTCTGTTTGTTTGGTAAAATCAGTTCTAGAAAGTTAGGTTTTATGTTTGGATAAGTTACAAAGAGAAGAAGAGGCGGCTAACCGGCTGCCTCTTCGTGAGGCTATACGGGATAAAGCCACCGTCAAACGGGAAATCATTGCTGGGATCACCGGCTTTTTCGCGATTTCATACATCATCATTGTCAATCCAATGATCTTAAAAGATGCCGGGATTCCCACTGATTTGAGTGTCTTTGCAACGATCATTTCTTCGTTGATCGGCTGCTTGATTATGGGCTTTTGGGCCAATGCACCGGTAATTTTGACGCCGGGAATGGGCGTCAATGCCTTCTTCACTTATACCGTTGTCGTTGCCATGGGTCTGTCCTGGCAAGAAGCGCTGGCAATCTCGATTGTCTCCAGTATCATTTATGTGATTATCGCATTTACGAAGTTGAGTGAGATTTTGGCGAAGGGAATTCCAGAGACTTTGAAAGCGGGGATTACCGCCGGCATTGGGCTGTTCTTAGTTGAAATTGGACTGGAAAAAGCGCAATTGATTCAGCAGGGGAAGAACTCGATTCTGGCTCTGGGCGATTTGACCAAGCCGGCGACGCTGCTGGCGTTGTTTGGGTTACTGCTCACGCTATTCCTGTTCGTCCGCAATGTTACCGGCGGCTTCTTTATCGGTATTCTGGTCACCTCGGTGGTCGGAATTCTGTTTGGCATCAAAGATCAAGTCTCACCGTCAGTTGAAATTGGCGATATCACTCGTTACTCGGGGATTGTGGCCAAAGGAAATTTTGACAACGCGTTAACCATTCCATTTGTGCTGGCAGTCTTTTCGATGACCATGATCTTGGTATTTGAATCGATGGGGCTACTGGAAGGGATTATGCCAAATCCTGGTAAGTTTAAGAAGGCGTTTCAAGCCAGTTCCGTGACCAGCTTTCTTTCCGGGATTCTTGGGACCAGTCCCACGGTTGCTGCAGCCGAAAGCGCTTCGGCAATTGAAAGTGGCGGTCGGACCGGCTTAACCTCGATTGTTGCCGGATTGATGTTTGCGGTTTCGTTGTTCTTTATTCCGTTGCTGGCATTTGTGCCCCAAGCAGCGATCGCACCCGTGATTATCATTACCGGTGCGTTGATGATGAATCAGCTCAGCCGCATTAATATGTTTGATTTTTCCGATTGGTTCCCGGCATTTCTCATCGTGGTCTTGATTCCATTTACCAGTAGCATTTCGACTGGTTTGGCGTTTGGATTTGTCGCTTACCCAATTTTAAAAATTGCCGCTGGCAGGCAACACGAGCTGACTGTCGCGACTTATGTCTTAGGATTTTTATTCTTGTGTGATTTGGTGCTCAGTGCACTATTATAGAAGTAACAAGCGGGCGGACTTCAGGTTCGCTTCTTGTTAGGAACTAATTGTAAGCGTTTGATATTAACAAATATTGTTTGGAAAGGAACTTATCATGACCATCAAAATTATTATGGATACCGATCCCGGAATTGACGATGCTGCCGCTTTAACCATGGCGTTGAACGATCCCGAGATTGACCTGAAGTTGATTACCAGTGTTGCCGGCAACGTTACCGTGGACAAGACGACTAAGAATGCGCAAAAGATTGTCCGCTTCTTCAATAAAAAGGTGCCGGTCGCAGCCGGTGCCAAACAGCCGTTGATTAAAGAATTTGAAGATGCTGCCCGGATTCACGGTGAATCAGGGATGCCAGGCTATGATTTCCCAGAAGATCTGCCAAAGCCATTGGATGTTAGTGCCGTTGAGGCTTTAAGAGAAACGATCATGAGCAGTGATGAAAAGATTACTTTGGTCCCAACTGGTTCTTATACCAACGTGGCCTTGCTGTTCAGTGAATATCCTGAAGTGAAGGACCACATCGAACGGATCGTCGCAATGGGTGGGTCACTTGGAAAAGGCAACATGACTTCTGCTGCCGAGTTTAACGTCTTCACCGATCCGGATGCCGCACGAATTATGTATAATTCTGGAATCCCGATTACGATGGTTGGCCTGGATATTACGATGAAGGCCCTGATCACCCCGGACTCTCTCAGCAAGCTCGAGCACATGAACGAAACCGGTAAGATGCTGCATGACATCATCATTCATGATGGTGATAACAGCGCTGAAGGAATTGCCATGCACGACGTCAACACCATCTTCTACCTGCTTCATCCAGAAGCAATTACCACCAAGAAGATGTGGATCGACATTGTCACTGACGGTCCAGCCATTGGCGAAACTGTCGGCGATATCCGTGGTGCTTACCATGATGGCAAGACCAACGCTAATGTTTGTGTGGATATTGACGCTGGGGCCTTTAACAAGTGGTTCTTGGATGAAGTTTCTAAGATTAATAAGTAAATTTTCTAGGCAGTCAGATATTTTTTCTGGCTGTTTTTTTGTTGGACGGCTGTAATAGTTTTTCTGCACCCTACGTCTTGACACTTTCCCAGTTGATTGGCATAATGAATCTAACATTAAAAACACATGAGAACAATGCGATGACGAGAAGAGTAGTGATCGAGGCGATCTAAAGAGAAGAGCCATTTGGTGAGAGGCTTGATTGTCAAGATGATGAAGATGAGCTCCGAGCAGGTGACCGGTAGAAGCCGGTGATCCGTCAGCAAACGTTATTTTGCCGGATATCGATTTTAAATGGTACCGTCGAGGTGTATTTTAGATACACGAAGATAGGGTGGTAACGCGCAGGAGCGTCCCTTAGTCCGTAGTTGGGCTAAGGGGCGCTTTTTGTTTTCTCATAATCCAACATACATTGCAAAGTAGGTGAAATCATTGAGCGAAATAACTGATTATGATTCTAAATTAATCGAGGAACTATTCATCAAATATGCCAAAGTCAACACGAGATCCGATGCGAACAGTCACACAGTGCCAACCACTGTCGGCCAGGTCAAACTCGCGAAAATGGTTGAAAAAGATCTTCACGATTTGGGGATCGCGGATGCCAAGTACGAACCTGAAAATTCCTATGTGATTGGGAGCTTGCCGAGTAATTCTGATAAGGATTTGAGTGCGATTGGATTTATTGCCCACTTGGATACCGCCGATTATAATGCCGAAAACATTCAACCTCAGGTTCATCCAAACTATGACGGCGGCGAGATTGTCTTGAACGCCGAGAAGCAGATGGTGTTGAGCCCGAAAGAATTTCCACTGCTTAAGCACTATGTTGGCCAGCGGGTCATCACGACTGATGGCACCACCTTGCTTGGCGCAGATGACAAGGCCGGAGTTGCAGCAATCTTTGGCGCTCTCAAATATTTTCTAACCCATCCTGACGTTGAGCATGGAGATGTAAAAGTCGCCTTTGGCCCCGATGAAGAAATTGGCCGTGGCGCTAAACGGTTCCCTGCCAAAGAATTTGGGACTGAATTTGCCTATACCTTGGATAACGGCCAGCCCGGACAAATCGAAGCTGAGACCTTTAATGCTTCCGAGGCCAAAATTGATATCCGCGGCACCGCGGTTCATCCCGGGGATGCTTATGGTTTGATGGTCAATGCCGTTACCTTGGCCAATGAAATTATGAGTGCATTGCCAAAAGACGAGGTTCCTGAAAAAAGTCGCGATCACCAAGGCTTCATTTTGGTCACCGACATGACTGCAACAGTGGGGGAGGCCCATCTCAATCTCATTATTCGCGAGTTTGATACGCAGAAATACCGTCGTAATTTGGCACTGTTACATCAGATTGTCGACCGAATTAATGATCAATATGATTCTCCAAGAGTCAGTCTGAAGATTAATGAACAGTATCAAAACATTGGCGATACGGTCAAACAGCATCCATACATCGTCAATCTGGCATTGAACGTCTATCATCAGCTGGGAATAACGCCCAGCATTACACCGTTTAGAGGCGGCACTGACGGTAATGCGATTACCGCAAAAGGCATTCCAACGCCCAACTTATTTAACGGTGGTGACAATTTTCATGGCCCTTATGAATATGTCAGTACCGAAGCGATGACCAAGACGGCTCAGGTGGTCAGCGAGATTGTTCAGGAACACGTCCGCGAATATGGGCACCGCGACGAGAGCCCAGTTAAATTAAATTAACACCAGACATCAGCAACCAGTCAATCCGACTGGTTGTTTTTATTTGCGGATTGATCAGGTTGACAACTTCAATAACCTTGATTTACAGGTGAATTTACTAAACTCAATAAATTCATGGCAAAACATGTTAAAATCTTATATGTATGCAACCGACAAATGTCTTTGGACACCTTGTCAGTCAAGCTATTTTAAGGTAAAGTATAATAAGACGTGAAACAGATTGTTTCACACATCAGGAGAAATCAAGCATGAACAATGATCAATTCAAAAAGGCGCTTTTGGATAAAGGTATCGAAGTCACTGACCAGCAGATGGATCAGTTCGATGCCTATTTTAAGCTGTTAGTGGCCGTTAACGAACACGTTAATCTGACCTCAATTACAGAAAAGCCTGAAGTGTATCTCAAACATTTCTACGATTCGATTACACCAGCCTTTTTTGTTTCACAGATTAAAACAGCGCCATTGTCGATTTGTGAT
Above is a genomic segment from Lentilactobacillus buchneri containing:
- a CDS encoding SGNH/GDSL hydrolase family protein; protein product: MNKRFYITTAITAALGIAAIMAPGSAATTTPTTPTSTSSSSTKSKSTNDTTKKTIPAASIVSTEDYDQPLPYHLKGGYVYTTSGLNKTLGSAKDFAKVTWYTYKKAVIDRSAQGKGNSVWYYVKSGSGKQNGWVWRGNLQDISEGTFDIAMKNSDYFKSDTLITMGDSITAGYDGYETLDAGYPTWLARYLNVKVDNAAYNGAFLCDAGDMSTPGDLTTTVEDTNFAKYNVATIAYGTNDYGHTDSTIDQIKNTLDTNIKKMKAENKNLIIYGILPITRYDNNQNSDDVVGQGGYTMNELRSAEAEVYQQNDVPYLNWQDVDPNLITDANHIDRFNDGRLHPAAKTYQLMARDIANFMIDNFPKDQIKKTTSTKKTTTSKTTATKKTTSTNTAADY
- a CDS encoding phosphopentomutase; protein product: MNFRRVIVLDLASLGVGEASDANRFESVGADTLGHIATLEGTDFQLPTLSRLGLGNIRYSDPVVGLPPVEEPIGFFGKIRSQSRENSQLSGLREMFDFQTPTRTTSVIDGIVGLLGVHSILISNYQSYLSNQNQAEVIPVNTDEGGLEQLHQQVIAPNNGLLYFRALGLSEHAQTGNRKGCIDSLKLVDQHLARLMRELYSTDLLIITSSYANDPAMDVTPTREYLPLIAYTSSLPEGKALGIRRTLADIGASIGEIFGLEVSNESTGSSFLGELK
- a CDS encoding NupC/NupG family nucleoside CNT transporter, translated to MQLSYLLVNILGVAVYLGIAFLFSNNKKGINWRSVGVVLVINLVLAWILTSFSWGRDAVKAAADGFNWLVQVAYQGINFALPNWVTPQFGGTAKSMNFVTSALLPILMIVPLFDTLTYIGVLPWIIKWVGRGLSFVTGAPKFESFFAVEMMFLGNTEALAVSSLQLKQMSAKRNLTLALMSMSCVTASIIGAYTQMVPGQFVLTAVPLNVLNALIITSLLNPVKVTPEEDTVAKMGGSGSSEAAVEAGDVQANGKREPYFSFLGDSILGAGRLILIIAANVIAFVALAALIDKILALFNPWLSLEHILGIIMFPFAWLMGLDVSQAFQFAQFMGMKLVTNEFVVMGKIASTIHNLSIFPAHYQAQLTVFITSFANFSTTGMIIGAFKGLVDKEKNDLISKNVGTMLLSGILVSLMSAGIVGLFVW
- a CDS encoding NCS2 family permease, with the protein product MDKLQREEEAANRLPLREAIRDKATVKREIIAGITGFFAISYIIIVNPMILKDAGIPTDLSVFATIISSLIGCLIMGFWANAPVILTPGMGVNAFFTYTVVVAMGLSWQEALAISIVSSIIYVIIAFTKLSEILAKGIPETLKAGITAGIGLFLVEIGLEKAQLIQQGKNSILALGDLTKPATLLALFGLLLTLFLFVRNVTGGFFIGILVTSVVGILFGIKDQVSPSVEIGDITRYSGIVAKGNFDNALTIPFVLAVFSMTMILVFESMGLLEGIMPNPGKFKKAFQASSVTSFLSGILGTSPTVAAAESASAIESGGRTGLTSIVAGLMFAVSLFFIPLLAFVPQAAIAPVIIITGALMMNQLSRINMFDFSDWFPAFLIVVLIPFTSSISTGLAFGFVAYPILKIAAGRQHELTVATYVLGFLFLCDLVLSALL
- the rihC gene encoding ribonucleoside hydrolase RihC, whose translation is MTIKIIMDTDPGIDDAAALTMALNDPEIDLKLITSVAGNVTVDKTTKNAQKIVRFFNKKVPVAAGAKQPLIKEFEDAARIHGESGMPGYDFPEDLPKPLDVSAVEALRETIMSSDEKITLVPTGSYTNVALLFSEYPEVKDHIERIVAMGGSLGKGNMTSAAEFNVFTDPDAARIMYNSGIPITMVGLDITMKALITPDSLSKLEHMNETGKMLHDIIIHDGDNSAEGIAMHDVNTIFYLLHPEAITTKKMWIDIVTDGPAIGETVGDIRGAYHDGKTNANVCVDIDAGAFNKWFLDEVSKINK
- the pepT gene encoding peptidase T, whose protein sequence is MTDYDSKLIEELFIKYAKVNTRSDANSHTVPTTVGQVKLAKMVEKDLHDLGIADAKYEPENSYVIGSLPSNSDKDLSAIGFIAHLDTADYNAENIQPQVHPNYDGGEIVLNAEKQMVLSPKEFPLLKHYVGQRVITTDGTTLLGADDKAGVAAIFGALKYFLTHPDVEHGDVKVAFGPDEEIGRGAKRFPAKEFGTEFAYTLDNGQPGQIEAETFNASEAKIDIRGTAVHPGDAYGLMVNAVTLANEIMSALPKDEVPEKSRDHQGFILVTDMTATVGEAHLNLIIREFDTQKYRRNLALLHQIVDRINDQYDSPRVSLKINEQYQNIGDTVKQHPYIVNLALNVYHQLGITPSITPFRGGTDGNAITAKGIPTPNLFNGGDNFHGPYEYVSTEAMTKTAQVVSEIVQEHVREYGHRDESPVKLN